The following proteins are co-located in the Methylomonas sp. 11b genome:
- the yidD gene encoding membrane protein insertion efficiency factor YidD, with the protein MRFLLITLIKVYKYFISPLLGPRCRFYPSCSSYGLEAIQIHGAFKGSYLTLRRLLKCHPFHEGGIDPVPEKLSK; encoded by the coding sequence ATGCGATTCCTGCTCATAACCCTGATCAAGGTTTACAAATACTTCATAAGTCCTTTGCTGGGACCCAGATGTCGTTTTTATCCCAGCTGTTCAAGTTATGGCTTAGAGGCAATCCAGATTCATGGTGCTTTCAAAGGCTCTTACCTCACGCTTCGACGATTATTGAAATGCCATCCGTTCCACGAGGGTGGCATCGATCCTGTTCCGGAAAAATTGAGTAAATAA
- the yidC gene encoding membrane protein insertase YidC — protein sequence MDNIRFVLVMAMLMISYMLWESWQIDYGPKPQAIISDKPIVAGDAGTVANADPAQPGTQQTAGQAAAAQVAADKVVKVKTDVFALEIDTEGGTLRNLDLLQYPHEKENSAVSAAYALIGMQAPAKDLSPIRLFDSSPEKMFLAQTGLVASQNSAAAPDHHAVFTAEQTSYELADGQEQISIPLTWTNQQGLKVTKTFTFKRGSYLVQVEQKVANQTANPWVGKQYDQLLRVEHSDKSNNNFIRTYSGGVVYTEKDKYKKVKYEDMADDTLNVVSQGGWSAFIQHYFAAAWIPPADQENHFYTKALNDARYVIGSYSPDVSVPANGEAVLKSQLFVGPKIQPVMEAIAPGLELTVDYSWLTVVAKPIYWLLNQIYGYVENWGVAILGVTLCIKLLFFKLSKASFQSMAKMRKIQPRLKELQERYPDDRQKFNTEMMAMYKKEKVNPLGGCLPIMVQIPVFISLYWVLIETVELRQAEFALWIHDLSAQDPFYLLPILYGITMKIQQSLNPAPIDPLQAQVMKMFPIVFTVFFLFFPSGLVLYWICNNSLSIIQQWYITKHVLAEDNHAH from the coding sequence ATGGATAACATAAGATTTGTACTTGTCATGGCGATGTTGATGATCTCCTACATGTTGTGGGAGTCATGGCAGATTGATTACGGTCCCAAGCCGCAGGCCATCATCTCCGACAAGCCCATTGTAGCCGGCGATGCCGGGACTGTGGCTAATGCGGATCCCGCCCAGCCAGGTACACAACAAACTGCCGGTCAGGCTGCTGCTGCGCAAGTTGCCGCCGACAAAGTCGTCAAAGTCAAAACCGATGTGTTTGCACTGGAAATCGATACCGAAGGCGGTACCTTACGCAACCTGGATTTGTTGCAATATCCGCACGAGAAAGAAAATTCCGCAGTCAGCGCGGCTTATGCCTTGATAGGTATGCAAGCGCCGGCGAAAGATTTATCGCCGATTCGGCTGTTCGATAGCAGTCCGGAAAAAATGTTTTTGGCGCAAACCGGTCTAGTCGCCAGTCAGAATTCCGCTGCTGCTCCCGATCATCACGCGGTGTTCACTGCCGAGCAAACGTCCTATGAGTTGGCAGACGGTCAAGAGCAAATCAGCATCCCGCTAACGTGGACTAATCAACAAGGTTTGAAAGTCACCAAAACCTTTACGTTCAAACGCGGCAGCTATTTGGTGCAAGTCGAGCAAAAAGTCGCCAACCAAACCGCCAACCCTTGGGTCGGCAAACAGTACGACCAACTGTTGCGGGTCGAGCACAGCGATAAAAGCAATAACAACTTCATCAGAACTTACTCCGGTGGCGTGGTTTACACCGAGAAAGACAAGTACAAAAAAGTTAAATACGAAGACATGGCAGACGACACCTTAAACGTCGTTAGCCAAGGCGGTTGGAGTGCGTTTATCCAGCATTACTTCGCCGCTGCCTGGATTCCGCCTGCGGATCAGGAAAACCATTTTTACACCAAAGCCCTGAACGATGCCCGTTATGTCATCGGTTCCTATTCGCCGGATGTCAGCGTGCCCGCCAATGGCGAAGCGGTGCTTAAATCGCAATTGTTTGTTGGTCCCAAAATTCAGCCGGTCATGGAAGCCATTGCCCCAGGTCTGGAATTGACAGTCGATTACAGTTGGTTGACCGTGGTAGCCAAGCCTATCTACTGGCTGCTGAACCAAATCTACGGTTACGTGGAAAACTGGGGTGTGGCAATTTTGGGTGTGACTCTGTGTATCAAATTGCTGTTCTTTAAGCTGTCGAAAGCCAGCTTCCAGTCCATGGCAAAAATGCGCAAAATCCAGCCGCGCTTGAAAGAGCTGCAAGAGCGTTATCCCGACGACCGCCAGAAGTTCAACACCGAAATGATGGCGATGTACAAAAAGGAAAAAGTGAATCCGCTCGGCGGCTGTTTGCCGATCATGGTGCAGATTCCGGTGTTCATTTCCCTGTATTGGGTATTGATCGAAACGGTGGAATTGCGTCAGGCCGAGTTTGCCTTGTGGATACATGACTTGTCCGCGCAAGACCCATTCTATCTGTTGCCGATCCTGTACGGCATCACCATGAAGATTCAGCAAAGCTTGAATCCGGCACCTATCGATCCGCTGCAAGCCCAGGTGATGAAAATGTTCCCTATCGTTTTCACCGTGTTCTTCCTGTTCTTCCCATCCGGTTTGGTACTGTACTGGATCTGCAACAACAGCTTGTCGATCATTCAACAGTGGTACATCACCAAACACGTGCTGGCCGAAGACAATCACGCCCACTAA
- the mnmE gene encoding tRNA uridine-5-carboxymethylaminomethyl(34) synthesis GTPase MnmE, translating into MRDGDTIAAIATPPGNGGVGVIRISGPSAPGIVQSLTGKNLPKPRYAQYANFLDADGRVIDSGLLLYFAAPASFTGEQVVELQGHGGSVVLDMLLRRVLALGARLANPGEFSQRAFLNNKIDLAQAEAIADLISSGTEQAVRSAQQSMQGVFSEQINELIDELIELRVFIEAAIDFVDEEIDFLGDGVVAGRIARLQSKLAEICKTAQQGRLLHDGMTVVLAGKPNAGKSSLLNALAGHDAAIVTDIAGTTRDVLRERIQLDGMPLHIIDTAGLHDSDNPVEQEGIRRARQEIAKADRILLLIDSTDPDGASLDASLPANIAVTKVFNKIDLVGGQPQALETPHGAEIHLSIKHRLGLDLLRQHLKQSMGFTESADNVFVARTRHIQALQLAAQAVDRAAEQLQHQAHELVAEELRQAQTSLSAITGEFTSDDLLGEIFSSFCIGK; encoded by the coding sequence ATGCGTGACGGCGACACCATAGCCGCCATTGCCACGCCGCCCGGTAACGGCGGCGTCGGCGTCATTCGCATCTCCGGGCCGTCCGCGCCCGGAATCGTGCAAAGCCTCACCGGCAAAAATCTTCCCAAACCTCGCTACGCACAATATGCCAATTTCCTCGATGCCGATGGCCGGGTGATCGACAGCGGATTGCTGTTGTATTTTGCCGCGCCGGCTTCGTTTACCGGTGAACAGGTTGTAGAACTGCAAGGCCACGGCGGCAGCGTGGTGTTGGATATGCTGCTGCGGCGAGTATTGGCCCTGGGCGCGCGACTGGCGAATCCCGGCGAATTCAGTCAGCGGGCTTTTCTGAATAACAAAATCGATTTGGCTCAAGCCGAAGCCATAGCCGACCTGATCAGCAGCGGCACCGAGCAAGCCGTGCGCTCTGCGCAGCAATCTATGCAAGGCGTGTTTTCCGAACAGATTAACGAATTGATAGATGAACTGATCGAACTGCGGGTGTTTATCGAAGCGGCCATTGATTTTGTCGATGAAGAAATCGACTTTCTTGGTGATGGCGTGGTAGCCGGGCGCATAGCGCGCTTGCAAAGTAAACTTGCCGAAATCTGTAAAACCGCTCAGCAGGGCAGGCTGTTACATGACGGCATGACCGTGGTGCTGGCCGGCAAACCCAATGCCGGCAAATCCAGTTTATTGAACGCCCTGGCCGGTCATGATGCGGCCATCGTGACCGATATTGCCGGCACCACGCGTGACGTGCTGCGCGAACGTATTCAACTGGATGGCATGCCTTTGCATATCATCGATACCGCAGGCTTGCACGACAGCGACAACCCGGTCGAGCAGGAAGGCATCCGCCGCGCCCGCCAGGAAATTGCCAAGGCCGACCGAATTTTACTCTTGATAGACAGCACCGACCCGGATGGCGCCAGCCTGGACGCCAGTCTGCCGGCCAATATAGCGGTCACCAAAGTGTTCAATAAAATCGATTTGGTCGGCGGCCAGCCCCAGGCCTTGGAAACACCGCACGGCGCGGAAATTCATCTGTCCATCAAACACCGATTGGGACTGGATTTACTGCGCCAACACCTGAAGCAAAGCATGGGCTTTACCGAAAGCGCGGATAACGTGTTTGTCGCTAGAACGCGCCACATCCAAGCCCTGCAACTGGCGGCGCAGGCCGTCGACCGCGCCGCCGAGCAATTGCAGCATCAAGCCCACGAACTGGTTGCCGAAGAACTGCGCCAGGCGCAAACCAGCTTATCCGCCATCACCGGCGAATTTACCTCGGATGATCTCTTAGGCGAAATTTTTTCCAGCTTTTGTATCGGCAAATAA
- a CDS encoding SagB/ThcOx family dehydrogenase, protein MPTPSESVIQYHNRTKHQLNAYAKGPESLDWDDQPNPFRRFSGCEAVKLPPPGAELSCLFADLDKPERIEPQSLNLANLGLLLELSLGLSAWKQFGPDRWALRCNPSSGNLHPTEAYLLCTDPDLLQPGAYHYVSHDHHLERRSRFTADTATKEVYIGLSSVHWREAWKYGERAFRYCQHDIGHALAALSYAAACLGWSIELLGETADADIAAWLGLDRSDDFVATEHEAPDLFCRLHTSQTADGTLSTADLPALAQSAEWFGKAERLSGRHFYRWPIIDEVSAQAIKPATTAERVTLPSLDLPPPSLNLPASRLIRQRRSAQHFNGKSLDLPLADFHRMLAALMPNSKPPFTAWNWPAQINIVLFVHRVAGLEPGLYLLPRTTDAATELKQACSADFEWQSVEAPFEFYRLTAGNIRQAAKTLSCHQPIASDSAFNLGMLARFSENVEAEAWRYRRLFWESGLLGQILYLEAEAAGVRGTGIGCFFDDAVHGVLGLKDNDWQSLYHFTIGEPLDDSRLQTFPAYAHLSQ, encoded by the coding sequence ATGCCAACTCCTTCCGAGTCCGTCATCCAATACCACAACCGCACCAAACATCAATTAAATGCCTACGCCAAAGGCCCGGAATCGTTGGATTGGGACGACCAACCCAATCCGTTTCGGCGTTTTAGCGGCTGCGAAGCGGTGAAACTGCCGCCGCCTGGCGCCGAGCTAAGTTGTTTGTTCGCTGACTTGGACAAACCGGAACGGATAGAGCCGCAGTCTTTAAACCTGGCCAATCTGGGTCTGTTATTAGAACTGTCTTTAGGTTTGTCGGCATGGAAGCAATTCGGACCGGACCGCTGGGCCTTGCGCTGCAATCCCTCCAGTGGCAACTTACATCCGACCGAGGCCTATTTGCTTTGCACCGACCCGGACTTATTGCAGCCCGGCGCATATCACTATGTCAGTCACGATCATCATCTGGAACGCCGCAGCCGATTTACGGCCGATACGGCGACAAAGGAAGTTTATATAGGTCTGTCATCCGTCCACTGGCGGGAAGCTTGGAAATACGGCGAACGGGCCTTTCGCTATTGCCAACATGATATAGGCCACGCTTTGGCAGCGTTAAGTTACGCCGCCGCTTGCTTGGGTTGGTCGATAGAGTTGCTCGGCGAGACTGCCGATGCTGACATCGCCGCTTGGTTGGGGCTGGATCGCAGCGACGATTTTGTCGCTACCGAACATGAGGCGCCGGATTTATTCTGTCGGCTGCACACAAGCCAAACCGCCGATGGCACGCTCTCCACTGCAGATTTGCCGGCGCTTGCCCAAAGCGCCGAATGGTTCGGGAAAGCCGAACGTTTAAGCGGCCGGCATTTTTACCGCTGGCCGATTATCGACGAAGTCTCCGCGCAGGCTATAAAGCCCGCCACCACTGCGGAACGAGTAACGCTGCCGAGCCTGGATCTGCCCCCGCCCAGCCTCAATCTCCCTGCCAGCCGTCTGATTCGCCAACGCCGCAGTGCGCAGCATTTCAACGGCAAATCGCTGGATCTACCGCTGGCCGACTTTCATCGCATGCTGGCTGCGCTAATGCCAAATTCAAAACCACCCTTTACGGCCTGGAACTGGCCGGCGCAAATCAATATCGTCTTATTCGTGCATCGGGTAGCGGGTCTGGAGCCGGGCCTGTATTTACTACCGCGTACCACGGATGCGGCGACGGAATTAAAACAGGCTTGTTCCGCCGACTTTGAATGGCAATCAGTCGAAGCGCCGTTCGAATTTTATCGACTGACGGCCGGCAACATCAGGCAAGCTGCGAAAACCCTGTCCTGCCACCAACCCATCGCCAGCGACAGCGCATTTAACTTAGGCATGTTGGCGCGCTTTTCAGAGAATGTGGAAGCCGAAGCTTGGCGCTATCGCCGGCTATTTTGGGAAAGCGGCTTGCTGGGACAGATTTTGTACCTGGAAGCGGAAGCCGCGGGCGTGCGCGGCACCGGCATCGGCTGCTTCTTTGATGATGCAGTGCATGGCGTGTTGGGTTTAAAGGATAACGACTGGCAAAGTCTGTATCACTTTACTATCGGCGAACCGCTGGATGACAGTCGTTTGCAAACGTTTCCGGCCTACGCGCATTTGAGCCAATAG
- a CDS encoding nitrogen fixation protein NifZ translates to MNVEDLDLGDVVYAAHTIVDDGSMPDSEEGEVLAQEGARGVIVMKGHVEEDPGLTVFLVRFEDQDLNLGRPIGCWTEDLVVPEKELVTH, encoded by the coding sequence ATGAACGTAGAAGATTTGGATTTGGGCGACGTGGTGTACGCCGCGCATACGATTGTTGACGATGGCAGTATGCCGGACAGCGAAGAAGGCGAAGTGCTGGCGCAGGAAGGCGCCCGCGGCGTGATCGTGATGAAAGGACATGTCGAGGAAGATCCTGGACTCACGGTTTTTTTAGTCCGCTTCGAAGACCAGGATCTAAATCTGGGCCGGCCGATTGGGTGCTGGACCGAGGACTTGGTCGTTCCGGAAAAAGAGTTAGTTACCCATTAA
- a CDS encoding HesB/IscA family protein translates to MITLTESAIQAVGRFISSSDKPTGGLRIEVTDGGCSGLSYGMKLEAKENQDDTVIDCGAVKVFVDPLSLPSLDGMSIDFVDSLEGSGFKFTNPNAVKSCACGSSFTTGDAGGTPKTCS, encoded by the coding sequence ATGATTACATTAACCGAAAGCGCCATTCAAGCCGTGGGCCGTTTTATCAGCAGTTCCGACAAGCCGACCGGTGGGCTGCGCATCGAAGTGACCGATGGCGGTTGTTCCGGGTTGTCTTACGGCATGAAACTGGAAGCGAAAGAAAATCAAGATGACACCGTTATCGATTGTGGCGCCGTCAAAGTGTTTGTAGACCCGTTGAGCCTGCCCAGCCTGGATGGCATGTCTATCGATTTCGTCGATAGCCTGGAAGGTTCTGGCTTCAAATTTACCAATCCCAACGCGGTTAAAAGCTGTGCCTGCGGATCATCGTTTACCACCGGAGACGCCGGCGGTACACCAAAAACCTGTTCTTAA
- the nifU gene encoding Fe-S cluster assembly protein NifU → MWDYSDKVKDHFFNPKNAGAVAGANAIGEVGSISCGDALRLTLKVNDDTEVIEDAGFQTFGCGSAIASSSVLTEIIKGLTLDEALKVTNQDIAAELDGLPPEKMHCSVMGREALQAAVANYRGEEWKDDHEEGALVCKCFAIDAVMIEEMVWANKLRTVEDVTNYTKAGGGCAACHEDIEAILEKVLKERGETFDPNAAPVAKPEPVVAKGPLTNLQRIKKIEEVIMSFRPQLMADGGDVELVEVVDKTAYVNMTGACNGCQMSAMTIAGIQQRLMEVMGEFIKVVPASQMPKLVTIEEASHA, encoded by the coding sequence ATGTGGGATTATTCAGATAAAGTAAAAGATCACTTCTTCAACCCAAAAAATGCCGGCGCGGTTGCGGGTGCTAATGCCATTGGCGAAGTGGGTTCCATCAGTTGCGGCGACGCTTTGCGTTTGACCTTGAAGGTCAACGACGACACTGAAGTGATCGAAGATGCCGGTTTTCAAACCTTCGGTTGTGGCTCGGCGATTGCGTCTTCTTCAGTGCTGACCGAAATCATCAAAGGCCTGACTTTAGACGAAGCCTTAAAAGTCACCAACCAAGACATCGCCGCCGAATTGGACGGCCTGCCACCGGAAAAAATGCACTGTTCAGTCATGGGCCGGGAAGCCTTGCAAGCGGCTGTTGCTAACTATCGCGGCGAAGAGTGGAAAGACGATCATGAAGAAGGCGCCCTGGTTTGCAAATGCTTTGCCATCGATGCGGTGATGATCGAAGAAATGGTCTGGGCTAACAAGTTGCGTACTGTTGAAGACGTGACCAACTACACCAAAGCCGGCGGAGGTTGCGCGGCCTGCCACGAAGACATCGAAGCAATCCTGGAAAAAGTTCTGAAAGAGCGCGGCGAGACTTTCGACCCGAATGCGGCGCCGGTCGCCAAACCCGAGCCTGTGGTTGCCAAAGGCCCGCTGACCAACCTGCAACGCATCAAGAAAATCGAAGAAGTGATCATGTCCTTCCGTCCGCAATTGATGGCCGACGGCGGCGACGTGGAATTAGTGGAAGTGGTCGACAAAACCGCTTACGTGAATATGACCGGCGCTTGCAACGGTTGCCAAATGTCTGCCATGACCATTGCCGGCATTCAGCAACGTTTGATGGAAGTGATGGGCGAATTCATTAAGGTCGTGCCGGCCTCGCAAATGCCGAAACTGGTCACGATTGAGGAGGCCAGTCATGCCTGA
- the nifS gene encoding cysteine desulfurase NifS, protein MPDIYLDNNATTKVDSAVVDVMIPYFTEYFGNPSSIHRFADGVAKAIKKARSQVQELIGAEHDSEIIFTSCGTESDSTAILSAIKAQPNRKEIITTSVEHPAILALCENLEKEGYTIHRMPVDKCGRLNLEAYKNLLSDEVAIVSVMWANNETGTIFPVVEMAEMANAAGVMFHTDAVQAVGKIPMMLQDTKIDMLSISGHKLHAPKGIGVLYLRRGTRFRPLLRGGHQERGRRAGTENTASIVGLGKACELALEHMEYENVQVKAMRDRLEQGIIAAVPHCFITGDLNNRLPNTTDIAFEYIEGEAILMLLNKAGIAASSGSACTSGSLEPSHVMRAMDIPYTAAHGTIRFSFSRYNTMNEVDEVLKVMPSIVATLRKLSPYWDSINNEPVADPEQAFQPTYA, encoded by the coding sequence ATGCCTGATATTTATCTGGATAACAACGCGACCACCAAGGTGGACAGCGCGGTAGTCGATGTGATGATCCCTTATTTTACCGAGTACTTTGGTAATCCATCGTCTATCCATCGCTTCGCCGACGGCGTGGCTAAAGCCATCAAGAAGGCGCGCTCGCAAGTGCAAGAGTTGATTGGTGCCGAGCACGATTCGGAGATTATTTTCACATCCTGCGGCACGGAATCCGATTCGACGGCAATCTTGTCGGCGATCAAGGCCCAGCCCAATCGTAAGGAAATCATCACCACCTCGGTGGAACATCCGGCTATTTTGGCTTTGTGCGAAAACCTGGAGAAAGAGGGCTACACGATACATCGCATGCCGGTGGACAAATGCGGCCGCTTGAATCTGGAAGCTTACAAAAACCTGTTATCCGACGAAGTGGCGATTGTGTCGGTGATGTGGGCGAACAACGAAACCGGCACCATCTTTCCGGTGGTGGAAATGGCTGAAATGGCCAATGCGGCCGGCGTGATGTTCCATACCGATGCGGTGCAGGCGGTCGGCAAGATTCCGATGATGTTGCAAGACACCAAGATCGATATGTTGTCGATTTCCGGCCACAAATTGCATGCACCCAAAGGTATAGGTGTGTTGTATCTGCGCCGCGGTACCCGTTTTCGTCCGTTATTACGCGGAGGTCATCAAGAGCGCGGTCGTCGGGCCGGTACTGAAAATACCGCGTCGATTGTCGGCTTGGGTAAAGCCTGCGAACTGGCGCTGGAGCACATGGAATACGAAAACGTGCAGGTCAAAGCCATGCGCGACCGCCTGGAGCAAGGTATCATTGCCGCCGTGCCGCACTGCTTTATCACCGGCGATTTGAACAACCGCTTGCCCAATACCACTGACATTGCGTTCGAGTATATCGAGGGCGAAGCGATTTTGATGCTGTTGAACAAAGCGGGTATCGCGGCTTCCAGCGGTTCGGCGTGTACCTCGGGTTCTCTGGAGCCTTCGCACGTGATGCGGGCGATGGACATTCCTTACACCGCCGCGCACGGTACTATCCGCTTTTCCTTCTCGCGCTATAACACTATGAACGAAGTCGACGAAGTCCTGAAAGTGATGCCAAGCATTGTCGCCACTTTGCGGAAACTGTCGCCTTATTGGGACAGCATCAACAACGAACCGGTTGCTGATCCGGAACAGGCCTTCCAGCCGACTTATGCTTGA
- a CDS encoding SGNH/GDSL hydrolase family protein, whose protein sequence is MTKKPYSIALFFASLLASSQVGATPFSNLFVFGDSLSDSGSSASSVLSAYNLGGKCDSDHPCPPYYQGRISNGPTAAEYIANSALSGGGNAGNFFNFAVAGSTTGIGNEGDGGSQTSQGSLLAPGMAQQFGLFSAQFTAAVTPDSLFFVWGGANDFLTGNSATAAAANIANYVGALIGYGAQHIVVPNLPDLSITPFAQSLPSNVLMAAQNYSLTFNQELTNRLDALSLLSPNTQIVEFDAYNFFTAVIQNPTAYGFTNSTEACVSLPDVCSDPASRVFWDDFHPTTQVHALFAGAVVSQVPLPGSIVFLVSGLMGLLFAKRRPA, encoded by the coding sequence ATGACAAAAAAGCCCTATTCAATTGCACTATTTTTCGCATCGCTCCTGGCAAGCAGCCAAGTTGGTGCGACACCTTTTTCAAATTTATTCGTATTCGGCGACAGCCTCTCCGACAGCGGATCTAGCGCTTCCTCGGTACTGAGCGCCTATAACCTGGGCGGAAAATGCGATTCTGACCACCCCTGCCCGCCTTATTACCAGGGCCGCATCAGCAACGGTCCGACAGCCGCGGAATATATAGCCAACTCAGCGCTTTCGGGTGGAGGTAATGCCGGCAATTTTTTTAATTTCGCGGTAGCCGGCTCAACGACGGGGATAGGCAATGAGGGCGATGGCGGCAGCCAAACCAGCCAAGGCTCATTACTTGCCCCAGGCATGGCACAACAATTCGGTTTGTTTTCAGCGCAATTCACTGCGGCGGTAACTCCGGATTCGCTATTTTTTGTCTGGGGTGGGGCCAACGACTTTTTGACGGGTAACTCCGCGACAGCAGCAGCGGCAAATATTGCCAACTATGTCGGCGCGCTAATCGGCTATGGCGCACAACATATCGTGGTGCCGAATTTGCCGGACTTGAGCATCACCCCGTTCGCGCAATCTCTGCCGTCAAACGTGTTAATGGCAGCACAGAATTATTCATTGACATTCAACCAGGAACTAACCAACCGACTCGACGCACTGTCCTTGTTGTCGCCCAATACTCAAATTGTGGAATTCGATGCGTATAATTTTTTTACCGCTGTGATCCAAAATCCAACCGCTTACGGCTTTACCAACAGCACGGAAGCTTGTGTCAGCTTGCCTGACGTTTGTTCCGATCCGGCCAGCCGGGTATTTTGGGACGATTTCCATCCAACTACGCAAGTGCATGCACTTTTTGCCGGCGCAGTAGTCAGCCAAGTGCCGCTGCCTGGATCCATCGTATTCTTGGTTAGTGGACTGATGGGATTACTTTTCGCCAAACGCCGTCCGGCTTAA